From Plasmodium falciparum 3D7 genome assembly, chromosome: 9, one genomic window encodes:
- a CDS encoding methyltransferase, putative produces the protein MVSSELHKLSYWEEIYINEKKNYEESNIELEEWFEENCDKIMNWIDNKFSQNEEKKNITILDIGCGNGLFLYKLYEKGFMNLYGFDFSSTAIELAKTIFENSPIYVEVMDICLIDKEIQNSKLNKNYNLINDKGTFDVFFMNNKTNEYFKQISYFLQTNTFFCITSCNACKDELLQIINEFNKNNLKSELVLIDEIFYETITYAGIKGQLITTLIFKCK, from the coding sequence ATGGTTTCTTCTGAATTGCATAAATTAAGTTACTGggaggaaatatatataaacgaaAAGAAAAACTATGAAGAATCAAATATTGAATTAGAAGAATGGTTTGAAGAAAATTGtgataaaataatgaattggattgataataaatttagccaaaatgaagaaaagaaaaatataactaTCCTTGATATTGGATGTGGAAATggtttgtttttatataaattatatgagaAAGGGTTTATGAATTTATATGGTTTTGATTTTTCTTCCACGGCTATAGAACTAGCCAAAACAATCTTTGAGAATAGTCCTATATATGTAGAAGTTATggatatatgtttaatagaCAAAGAAATACAGAATTCTAAAttgaataaaaattataatttaataaatgataaagGTACATTTGATGTATTctttatgaataataaaacaaatgaatattttaaacaaatttcttattttttacagactaatacttttttttgtataactTCATGCAATGCTTGCAAAGATGaattattacaaataataaatgaattcaataaaaataatttaaagagTGAATTAGTTTTAATAgatgaaatattttatgaaacCATAACATATGCTGGTATTAAGGGTCAACTCATAACtactttaatttttaaatgtaaataa
- a CDS encoding ubiquitin fusion degradation protein 1, whose product MFRIVLYILAICLYSININYAKKITGKTYLTNQLAKGILNKTKKPYSNIFTRLKNYTLKSIYKTKLLSYVNDLNNINLGNDKNEFYLITLPLCEKFNPFVGTFCHNNIQYSDKASLPIFIYDILLNKHIEVPWNFVIEKVNVKTSENYKNVCMPNITHFNNYKNINNLNRVFINVLDFKAKKNFIFLPTWVMKSLNLNCFDVIRLRFVKLETASSVVLQPHEKKFFDLENPKKILEEKLRYYSCITRNSTISIKHDDVVYYFDVIRIDSEKKKDTEVASIQDADVIFDFVKEKYNS is encoded by the exons ATGTTTAGGATTGTGCTTTATATACTCGCGATCTGCTTATATAGTATAA acATTAATTATGCTAAAAAAATAACAGGGAAAACTTATCTGACCAACCAGCTAGCCAAAGGAATATtgaataaaacaaaaaagccttattctaatatatttacaagaCTGAAAAATTATACTCTGAAgtctatatataaaactaag ctTTTATCCTATGTTaatgatttaaataatataaatttgggaaatgataaaaatgaattttatttaattacatTACCCTTATGTGAAAAATTCAACCCATTCGTTg GGACCTTTTGCCAcaataatatacaatatagTGATAAGGCGTCTTTaccaatatttatatacgaCATA CTATTAAATAAGCACATTGAAGTGCCGTGGAATTTTGTTATAGAAAAAGTTAATGTAAAGACTTcggaaaattataaaaatgtgtgtATGCCCAATATAACACATTTCAACAATTACAagaatattaata aCCTTAACAGAGTTTTTATTAACGTTCTTGATTTCAAGGCCAAGAagaatttcatttttttgccCACATGGGTAATGAAAAGTTTAAACTTGAA TTGTTTTGATGTGATTAGACTTAGATTTGTTAAATTGGAAACGGCTTCAAGTGTTGTGTTACAGCCTCAtgaaaagaaattttttgACTTGGAAAATCCAAAg aaaatattGGAGGAAAAGTTGAGATATTATTCATGTATTACAAGAAATAGTACAATATCTATAAAACACGACGATGTTGTTTATTACTTTGACGTTATAAGAATAGACTCAG aaaagaaaaaggataCAGAAGTAGCTTCTATTCAAGATGCGGATGTCATATTTGATTTTgtgaaagaaaaatataatagttaa